The following proteins are encoded in a genomic region of Pelodictyon phaeoclathratiforme BU-1:
- the nusG gene encoding transcription termination/antitermination protein NusG: MSARKKDVEDQGVPVARWYALRIYSGHERKVKEAIDADVIRCGLADKILQIYVPYERFVEVKNGKKRSLTKNAFPGYVLIEAVLDKQTRNLILDIPSVMGFLGVDDVPTPLRPEEVEKILEPESTIEHRSVVEAPFRIGDSVKVIDGPFSSLTGVVHEVCTERMKVKVMISFFGRSTPTELDFSQVKSVSQ, from the coding sequence ATGAGCGCAAGAAAAAAGGACGTTGAAGATCAGGGTGTTCCGGTTGCCCGCTGGTATGCGCTCAGGATTTATTCAGGCCATGAGCGCAAGGTTAAGGAGGCTATTGATGCGGATGTGATTCGCTGTGGCCTTGCCGACAAGATATTACAGATTTATGTCCCTTATGAGCGTTTTGTCGAGGTAAAAAACGGCAAAAAAAGAAGTTTGACAAAAAATGCTTTTCCTGGTTATGTCCTTATTGAGGCAGTACTTGACAAGCAGACGAGGAATTTGATCCTTGATATACCCTCTGTTATGGGTTTTCTTGGTGTAGATGATGTCCCTACCCCGTTGAGACCGGAAGAGGTAGAGAAGATACTTGAGCCGGAGAGCACTATTGAACATCGCTCTGTTGTTGAGGCTCCCTTCAGGATTGGTGATTCGGTAAAGGTGATTGACGGCCCGTTCAGTTCACTGACCGGTGTTGTTCATGAGGTGTGCACCGAAAGGATGAAGGTCAAGGTCATGATAAGCTTTTTTGGTCGCAGTACGCCGACAGAGCTTGATTTTTCACAGGTTAAGTCAGTTTCCCAATAA
- the secE gene encoding preprotein translocase subunit SecE — translation MNKYIGKAGQYYRDVISEMRKVIWPSKEEIKDLTIVVLTVSGILALFTFLVDWVINFVMGKLL, via the coding sequence ATGAATAAATATATCGGCAAGGCAGGTCAGTATTATCGTGATGTAATCAGTGAGATGCGGAAGGTTATCTGGCCGAGCAAGGAAGAGATCAAGGATTTGACGATAGTAGTGTTGACGGTTTCGGGTATTCTTGCATTGTTTACATTTCTTGTCGATTGGGTTATAAATTTCGTTATGGGAAAGTTATTGTAA
- a CDS encoding SDR family NAD(P)-dependent oxidoreductase codes for MQHALITGASMGIGAAFAREYARQGHNLVLVARSHALLQTLAEELRRESGVAVTVCVEDLSDAESPARIYACCRRQHIGVDLLVNCAGLSYAGDFQEIPFGKLEEMMMVNMMAMARLTRLFLPDMVTKRVGSIINVASLGALQGVPGLGLYSATKAFVLTLSEALHGELKGTGVKVVAVCPGFINTDFFEHAGHNRANLRLPVYGTGVVVKAAIKGLKKNRVRVFPTLIDTVLVFSQRAVSRKIVIRIAGFIAAVKDC; via the coding sequence ATGCAGCATGCCTTGATAACAGGAGCATCCATGGGTATTGGTGCAGCCTTTGCCCGGGAGTATGCCCGTCAAGGTCATAATCTTGTACTGGTTGCCCGCTCGCATGCTCTCTTGCAGACTCTGGCAGAGGAGCTTCGGCGGGAAAGTGGGGTTGCAGTGACGGTTTGTGTTGAAGATCTGAGTGATGCCGAAAGCCCGGCCCGGATTTATGCATGCTGTCGGAGGCAGCATATCGGGGTTGATCTTCTTGTTAATTGCGCAGGGTTATCGTATGCTGGCGATTTTCAGGAGATTCCGTTTGGAAAGCTCGAAGAGATGATGATGGTCAATATGATGGCAATGGCCCGTCTTACGCGTCTTTTTTTGCCGGATATGGTCACAAAAAGAGTCGGGAGCATTATTAATGTCGCCTCTCTTGGTGCTCTTCAGGGAGTTCCTGGCCTTGGTCTCTATTCGGCCACAAAAGCATTTGTTTTAACGCTCAGCGAAGCGCTTCACGGAGAGCTGAAAGGAACGGGGGTAAAAGTGGTTGCGGTCTGTCCCGGTTTCATCAACACAGACTTTTTTGAACATGCAGGTCATAACAGAGCAAACCTCCGTCTTCCGGTGTATGGGACTGGCGTGGTTGTTAAAGCAGCAATCAAAGGTCTGAAAAAAAACAGGGTACGGGTATTTCCCACCCTGATTGATACGGTTCTGGTCTTTTCACAAAGAGCGGTTTCGAGGAAAATTGTTATACGCATTGCCGGTTTTATTGCAGCAGTAAAGGATTGTTGA